One Pristiophorus japonicus isolate sPriJap1 chromosome 19, sPriJap1.hap1, whole genome shotgun sequence genomic window carries:
- the LOC139230474 gene encoding histone H2B 1/2-like: MKQVHPDIGISAAALGIMNSVVNDIFERIAGEVFHLAQYNKRHTISCREIQTAVRLLLPGELVKHAMSEGTKAVTKYTSSK, translated from the coding sequence atgaagcaggttcacccagaCATCGGCATCTCCGCCGCGGccttgggcatcatgaactcggttgtgaacgatattttcgagcgcatcgcgggtgaggtttTCCACCTGGCCCAATACAACAAGCGCCACACCATCAGCTGCCGGGAGATTCAGactgccgtgcgcctgctgctgccgggAGAGCTGGTCAAGCACGccatgtcggaagggacaaaggcggtgaccaaatacaccagctccaagtaa